From Montipora foliosa isolate CH-2021 chromosome 6, ASM3666993v2, whole genome shotgun sequence, a single genomic window includes:
- the LOC138007002 gene encoding aspartate aminotransferase, cytoplasmic-like: MPGISIFKDVPLVPTDHVFHVNQNYNDDKHPQKVNLGIGAYRDDSGKPMVLDVVKNVEKQLADEIADKILNHEYLPIDGLKLFTDAACKLALGPDSPAIVENRVCGVQGISGTGSLRLGMQFLKKFYGSEVIYVSKPTWGNHKKMLLATGYEAENIKEYRYFDNATKSLDFDGLCADLESAPENSIILLHACAHNPTGVDPSQEQWIKIAEIMKRRNLFPLVDMAYQGFVTGDPDEDAWASRYFVSQGFEILIAQSFAKNFGLYNERCGNLCVVTTDSVTAQCIRSQLKAIVRPMWSNPPNHGARIVSTILNNPAHTTEWRETLKMMAGRILQCRKLLYDKLRELGTPGTWEHVVNQKGMFGFTGLNAKQVEFLAKTYHIYMLNSGRINICGITTNNVDYVAKAIHEAVTSGL; encoded by the exons ATGCCAGGGATTTCGATATTTAAGGACGTACCCCTTGTCCCAACTGATCATGTTTTTCATGTTAATCAAAACTATAATGATGATAAACATCCTCAGAAAGTCAACTTGGGAATAGGAG CATATCGAGACGACAGTGGAAAGCCGATGGTCTTGGATGTTGTTAAGAACGTGGAAAAACAGCTCGCTGACGAAATCGCAGACAAAATTTTGAACCATGAGTACTTGCCGATTGATGGTCTGAAGTTATTCACAGATGCTGCCTGTAAACTTGCTCTAGGACCGGACAGTCCCGCTATAGTGGAGAACAGG GTGTGTGGGGTTCAGGGAATTTCTGGCACAGGAAGTCTTCGCCTTGGAAtgcaatttttgaaaaagttttaTGGATCAGAGGTCATTTATGTGTCTAAACCTACTTGGG GAAATCACAAAAAGATGCTTTTAGCCACTGGATACGAAGCAGAGAACATCAAGGAATACCGTTACTTTGACAATGCAACAAAGTCATTGGATTTTGATGGTCTATGCGCAGATTTGGAG agtGCTCCCGAGAATTCAATCATTTTGCTTCACGCATGTGCACACAATCCCACCGGAGTTGATCCCAGCCAGGAACAGTGGATAAAGATAGCTGAAATTATGAAG AGGAGAAATCTGTTTCCTTTGGTTGACATGGCTTATCAAGGTTTTGTGACAGGAGATCCTGATGAGGATGCCTGGGCATCACGTTACTTTGTCAGTCAGGGATTTGAAATTCTAATTGCACAGTCCTTTGCCAAGAACTTTGGTCTTTATA ATGAAAGATGTGGTAATCTCTGTGTGGTGACAACTGATAGCGTCACAGCTCAGTGTATTCGCAGTCAGCTCAAAGCAATCGTTCGTCCTATGTGGTCGAATCCACCCAATCATGGCGCAAGAATAGTCTCAACTATCTTGAACAATCCAGCTCATACTACTGAATG GCGAGAGACCTTAAAGATGATGGCAGGGCGAATCCTCCAGTGTCGCAAACTTCTTTATGACAAGCTTCGAGAACTAGGGACGCCTGGAACATGGGAGCATGTTGTGAATCAAAAAGGAATGTTTGGATTCACTGGACTCAACG CTAAACAAGTGGAGTTTTTAGCCAAGACCTATCACATTTATATGCTCAACAGTGGACGAATCAACATCTGTGGAATCACCACAAACAATGTGGATTATGTGGCCAAAGCCATTCACGAAGCTGTGACAAGTGGCTTGTGA